atgacacaatatatatataaagaggagttctaattttaaaattaactaaatatgTTTTTCGAATATAAAGTCAAGTGAATCAAATTCTAAACTTGCACTTTGATTTGTCAAATCCAACGAATTTTATAGCAATTGATATGTTTTTTAActatatattatttgtatattagttttcaattttatttatttcataacCTTCAGTTAGTTATATAGAATCAATAACATCatttaataaatattgattattataatattcataattgaacatttatgaatattaataataatcacTTAGATAAAAAAAGTTCAAAGTAAACATAGAgtaaaaaaaagcaataaaaaataaaaagaaaaaagaaaaataattttaaatataaaaatgagtTTACATTTATTTGTAGGTTTGTTTCTCTCTTTTGAGTCATTTCTTATCGCTTTTACTTATTTAAagtaaagttaaaaaaaaaagacatttttaatggttgattatgaaaatatgcctaaagttttaaatattatattgaaacaaaaaattttcactatatataattaaagtaagaaaatagatagaaaaaaattatttttatattctatttGCTAAGACATGATATCATGCATTTTCAgcttaaaaaattagttacaaGATTATTAATTACCATTATTAaaatcatattatatatatatacacacaaaaaaaatgaaatataattatccttacataaaaaataactcatatgaatttttctatatttattaaattataggATAAAACTTTtggattttattctcttttaggATTGTCGTAACCATTTGATTTCAAACttcacttcttttttttgtaaaaaaataattataactattcttatcattgttattattttttttggtaaagatcattattattattattatcatcattatttattttttgggttttatctttttttatgtcAACacccaatatttttttttttttggacaaaaaacacaaacacccaATATTTTTTGGATTCTAAAAATGTCATACCACATTTTTTTGGACCCCTAAAAAAAAGTCCaacaacaaattaattattattaacaaaatattactGCACCTATATTATTATCTACTTCTATCACTCACTCACTGGACACGCTACAAGAGTTGTCGGGGATCATCCAAGCAACCTGGACACCCATCAACTCCTGAAATGCGCCACATACTTTCAGCACttgctgaaaatttttttcttcagcACCATAGCATATCCCTTTTTCTATACACTTGACATGGGAATATGGCTGCCTTTTCAATCAACGTTTTCAATACCTCAATACATTACGGCTTACGCTGCTTGAAATGTCTTTACAAAACATAAACTACTAACGTACACTTCATTTATTACCTTCTGAGTTCTTAGCCATGCAAAGCTAAGCCACGGAGTGGAATATAATAGGTGTTTGGATTTCCATTGACACATCCACTTGAAAGAAGTTGCATAAGGAGGATGGTCTTCCACTAAGTAATTATGTTCTTCGACGTGAACAACGTGAACGGCTTTTCAATATTATCAAGGCTGGTTTGCCTTAAAGAAGCTTCagataaatatttgaataatgCTTTTTGCCCAAAGCATCGTTTTTAAGTAAATTATGCAAGAGACCTTTAAACTCTTTAAGAGTAATAATAGATACAAAATAACGATTAACAAGCACACTGGTtcacatttattttataaactcAGTCATAGTTCAGTTCCACATTCTAGTAAGACACATTGAAGATCCCTAATGAACTAGATAGGTACATAGGATAAGAAAAGCAGGGAATTATAAAACTTCAAGATGTAAACTACAAAGTACTGACTCCATCGTGTTCATACAGCTCCTCCCTCATGGAGAAGCATCTGATCCATCGTGTTCATGCAGCTCCTCCCTCGTTGAGAAGCATCTGATCAAAGTGCCACACACCTGAAAAGACCACCAACCAAAAAATATAGCTTAAGTaacaagatttgtttttcttttaaaacgCATAGGGGAAATAAATACTAGACTCAGTATTATTCAACAATGAGAAGTCAGAAAAGCAACGTTAAGGAAGAAGCAGAGTCTGAACTCTGAAATTCTTACCATGTCCTTTCCCAACTCTTCTGAGCTGAGCGACATATTCAGCAATCCTTTTGATGGCTTCCAACTATTGATGTAACAATTTAAGAGTAGAGTatagatcttgacaaagcaatttataaaaaaacaattCTGCATAATCTCACACTACAAActtaaataatcataataattatgATAATAATATCCCAATTGCAACACCCAATTTATACTAACCTGTTCACCCAAATACTCGGTTTCCACGAAATCTGCCAACTGAACATCATTGTTCTTGGAGGCAACCTGTCAAACGTTTTAAATATTCAATACCAACATGAAGGAGACAAATGAAAGGAAGAATGTGCAAtcaaaaccaaaaacaaaagacCGATTGAAAAACTTGTCATACACTGTGCAAGTGAAGGAGCTTCTCATTCACAAGCTTCTCCAACGATAGAGCGAGTTCCATTGCTGCCCACAAAAGAAAGTAATCCCTTTACTTCTATTCAATTTGCACTAGAAATTGGCAAATAATGCACTTCCAAACAAAAATGTTCATATTTACACAAACAACATATATGCAATATGATTAGGGTGTATAAAATCAAGCAGAGAATTTGACGCCAAGTCAAAATATTACAATACAAATATCAGAACGTTGGATCCATTTTTTAAAAGGAGAAATGCTATGTGTACTCATTCCCCATCTAATAATGGAAGAGTATGTCCGAGCTTGGGTAACTGAAATCCTTCAAAAATCACATAGTGCAATGACCACTTCAGACAACTACAGGACAATTCAGCAAAAGAATAAGCAAAATTTTGTCAACaactataatatatatatcacatgacttagacaaaaaaaaaaaaatcaaggaaaaagaGGCAATAGACACTAACCATGGAGTGCATCTCCCTTCTCTTCATGATCAAACTCAGAAAGCGGCATCACTATAGGCTGCAACTTCACCCTTCCACCCCTTTTGTTCTGAAGAAAAGTTTcaacaaaacacacaacaaCCAGAATCTATAATTAGTAACCAAACAcgttcagaaaaaaaaaaaaaggtgaaaatTCAAAGCCGAACAAACACCTGATATTTCATCAATTTCTCAGCATGCTCTCTTTCCTCGTCACTCGATTCCTTGAAAAACCTTCAAAAGAAGATACAAAATCACAAACCACAACCATTAACAAGCAAATCAAAACAGGAACAAAAAACACAGATCCATCAgagaattaacaaaattaaaaactcaGAATCGTTTAGCTACTTACTTAGCAAGACCCCTGAGCGCGACATTATCCCTGTCGAAGTACGCAAACATTGCATGATAAACGTATGATACGTTGTACTCCACACTGATGAACACgaaaacaaaaccaaaaaattattagaaaatttcAGATTCAAGCAAAAACAAAGCATACAAAATGAAAGTGTGAAAGAAAGAGGAACCTACTTGATTTGCTCGTTAACCACAGCTTCAGATTCATCAACGTACTTGTGGCGAGCTAAAGAGACTTGAGAACCATTTGGAACTAGCTCGAGCTCCTTCTTCACCTCTTCGAACGGTTCGAAAACCACTCCAGTTATGGTTCTGTTGCCGCTGCTGGATGCGCCCTTCGTGGCGCAAACCACAACGGCACCGGTGTTTCCGGTGAATCGGCGGCGGAAGGAAACCAAGTGACTCGACGGCGGACCGAAATGCGAGCCTTCGCCGGCACCAACGGCGAAGAGAACGAGCTTAGAAGAAGTAACTGCTTTGAGAAtcattgttttttcttttcttctctcttttttccttCTTGCAAACAGAGGAATTTATTTtcgaaagaaaatgaagatgaataAAAAGGGAGGAAAATGGGTGTTCCTTTTTGAAAAGCGGTGGCAGGGAGTGTTGGGATAGGGACGtgtattataaataattagctGCTCATGACGCATGTTCAgcccttttttttattgaatttaaaaaattaattttatatttttattttaaaattataaatttaatattaataattaataaattataaaaaataaaatatcttaaattatttaatatataaaatgtacaacataaataaattaaaaaggaatTTGAAAAGCGGTGGTAGAAAGTGTTGGGATAAGGATGtgtattataaataattagcGGCTCAGCAGGCatgtttattcatttttttttattgagtttaagaaattaattttatatttttatttaaaattataaatttaatattaataattaaaaataaataataaaaataaaatatcttatgcaaactacaaggttttcatgataagatttttatgtattgtttttagttttgatgtgcctatatatatttttttggtagGGTTGACATAGTCACAAGTATTATCAAAATTGCAATGGCATCAATTTTCACTATCTCAAGTATTGGTAGAGTTTAAGACTCCCAGAGAAGCTATTTAAGGTTTAaccttctatttttttatttatttatctctgTTAAACTATTGagttttaatttatctttgtcTTTATTATCTCTATTAAATTATTATGCATGCTTATCTATACTTACTTATCTATGCTTGTTTGTGTAAACCATTCATGgtgaaagtataaattatattcatGATAAGACATTTATTTGTTGTGGTTTCtcgttgaaaaaaaaattaaaaagaatatttaacgTGTACAGGATATGGTTGGTAGAGACGGAGATCACGGTCGTAGCCGTGGCCGTGGCGGAGGCCGAAAGGGGAAGCCTAGGCTTTCTACTGGTCAGCCCCTTGACTTGCATGCGGATCCATACTCTCTCGTTGGGTCATCATCCGACACGACTGGTTATATTGATCCTTGCTCTGTTTTTCTGTTGATGGTTGTTATGTTGTTCTTGCTACTAGTTTGTTGCTCTGTTGCTGACTTGTGTTCTTGAGATCTTGGCTTCCTTCCGTGGTTGCTGACTTGCtaggttttatttttatttttattttttgttgtaatgttataatgttattttttgcTAGAATTAGCTTTTAAgtatataattaattcaattgttcttattatattctttgtttTACGTAATAGTg
The genomic region above belongs to Arachis duranensis cultivar V14167 chromosome 3, aradu.V14167.gnm2.J7QH, whole genome shotgun sequence and contains:
- the LOC107478374 gene encoding ferritin-4, chloroplastic, giving the protein MILKAVTSSKLVLFAVGAGEGSHFGPPSSHLVSFRRRFTGNTGAVVVCATKGASSSGNRTITGVVFEPFEEVKKELELVPNGSQVSLARHKYVDESEAVVNEQINVEYNVSYVYHAMFAYFDRDNVALRGLAKFFKESSDEEREHAEKLMKYQNKRGGRVKLQPIVMPLSEFDHEEKGDALHAMELALSLEKLVNEKLLHLHSVASKNNDVQLADFVETEYLGEQLEAIKRIAEYVAQLRRVGKGHGVWHFDQMLLNEGGAA